A single window of Osmia bicornis bicornis chromosome 14, iOsmBic2.1, whole genome shotgun sequence DNA harbors:
- the LOC123988489 gene encoding uncharacterized protein LOC123988489, with protein sequence MHSQQTVCIQAHVLTAVTTILPSFSMRTPDWPHIRKLRLADNDFLTPRPVNLIIGADFYGRIIKPNIIKGSPTTPIAQLSIFGWLVIGPVNESQSNTHYSHFAVAQDDQSNLQELLTKFWVQEESPMDIPSTLTPEEEECESHFCATHSRDHTGRYIVRIPLKAPASLLGNSHKIAQRCLQSTLRRLSKDSTYNQLYVEFMKEYEGLGHMVKAPDHQRISSKEAENVGPDGEMTLAHDASASGGLRVSSDGSTPQTSAHFQPYYLPHHGVLRLDSSTTKLRVVFNGSKATTSGKSVNDLMHTGVNLLLNVTDVLIWLRHYHHIFATDITKMYRQVAVHKDDWDLQRILWIDEDRNVIPYQLTTVTYGTKAAPFLATRALMQLVHDEGHRFPLATPSLTHGRYVDDIFGGADSISELVEVAQQLIALCNAGGFPLAKWHATHPDLLRAVSSSTQSSAPISFDDCTTKLLGIQWMPQTDNFGFTSTITDQPSKSSKRLVLSEVARIFDPLGFVSPVIVQAKMLLQKLWLHKINWDDPLPSQIVSRWFIIREDLNSLAKLSIPRWFNTWSNSIVEIHGFSDASQLAMAAVIYITVNSPSNNSTTSLVCSKTKVAPLKRLTIPRLELSAALLLAKLTKYVQSTLKVKINPTHLWTDSQVSLIWIKSQASRWKDYVRNSHSDPRPHSKCALEACSRYF encoded by the coding sequence ATGCATTCACAACAGACTGTCTGCATCCAGGCTCACGTGCTCACAGCCGTAACGACAATCCTGCCATCGTTCTCAATGAGAACTCCGGATTGGCCTCACATTAGAAAATTGAGGTTGGCGGACAATGATTTCTTGACACCACGACCAGTCAATTTAATCATTGGAGCGGATTTCTACGGAAGGATCATCAAGCCAAATATCATCAAGGGCTCTCCAACAACACCAATTGCTCAACTTTCCATTTTTGGATGGCTCGTCATTGGCCCAGTCAACGAATCACAGTCAAACACTCATTATTCACATTTTGCAGTTGCTCAAGACGACCAGAGCAATCTGCAAGAGCTGCTCACCAAATTCTGGGTTCAAGAGGAATCACCAATGGATATTCCAAGCACGCTCACtccggaggaagaagaatgcgaaTCACATTTCTGTGCGACTCATTCTCGTGATCACACAGGAAGGTACATCGTTCGCATTCCACTCAAGGCACCAGCATCGCTCTTAGGCAATTCACACAAGATTGCTCAAAGATGTCTACAAAGCACGTTGCGACGACTCTCCAAGGATTCAACATACAACCAGCTCTACGTCGAGTTCATGAAAGAGTACGAAGGATTAGGACACATGGTAAAGGCTCCAGATCACCaaagaatttcatcaaaaGAGGCCGAGAACGTTGGGCCTGATGGGGAGATGACCTTGGCACATGATGCTTCGGCATCAGGAGGGTTGAGGGTCTCTTCTGACGGTTCAACACCTCAGACCTCTGCTCATTTTCAACCATATTATTTGCCTCACCATGGAGTTCTACGTCTCGACAGCTCAACAACGAAACTCAGGGTTGTATTCAACGGATCAAAAGCTACGACATCAGGCAAATCAGTCAACGATTTAATGCATACTGGTGTTAATTTGCTCTTGAATGTTACAGATGTTCTAATTTGGCTTCGCCATTATCACCACATTTTTGCCACAGACATCACAAAAATGTATCGCCAGGTAGCAGTTCACAAGGATGATTGGGATCTCCAGCGAATCCTTTGGATCGATGAAGACCGCAATGTCATCCCTTACCAGCTCACAACTGTCACGTACGGTACAAAGGCGGCTCCCTTCCTGGCGACACGAGCACTCATGCAACTTGTTCACGATGAGGGTCATCGATTCCCTCTGGCAACGCCCTCGCTCACACATGGCAGATATGTGGACGATATCTTTGGAGGAGCAGACTCAATTTCGGAACTTGTGGAGGTCGCTCAACAGCTGATTGCATTGTGCAACGCGGGCggatttccactcgcaaaatggcatgCGACTCACCCAGATCTTCTACGGGCTGTTTCGTCATCCACACAATCGTCAGCTCCCATATCATTTGACGACTGCACTACCAAATTACTCGGTATTCAATGGATGCCTCAAACCGACAATTTTGGCTTTACATCCACGATCACAGATCAACCAAGTAAGTCCTCAAAACGCCTCGTATTGTCCGAAGTGGCTCGGATATTTGATCCATTAGGTTTCGTCTCACCGGTAATAGTACAAGCAAAAATGCTATTACAAAAACTCTGGCTACACAAAATCAATTGGGACGACCCATTACCGTCTCAAATTGTATCACGATGGTTCATCATCAGAGAAGATCTCaacagcttggccaagctATCGATCCCAAGATGGTTCAACACATGGAGCAATTCAATTGTAGAAATTCATGGATTCTCTGATGCTTCCCAACTTGCCATGGCAGCGGTGATTTACATCACCGTTAACTCTCCGTCCAACAACTCAACGACGTCACTTGTCTGCTCCAAGACAAAAGttgcaccactgaagaggctCACAATACCAAGATTGGAGTTATCTGCAGCACTCCTATTGGCAaaactcacaaaatatgttcaaTCAACGCTCAAGGTAAAGATCAATCCAACGCACCTGTGGACGGACTCTCAAGTTTCGCTCATATGGATCAAATCGCAAGCATCACGTTGGAAGGATTATGTTCGAAACAGTCATTCAGATCCAAGACCTCACTCCAAATGCGCATTGGAGGCATGTTCCAGGTACTTCTAA